GGACAGCAGTCGCCGCCGCATGCAGCGCAGCTGGGCAGCGCTGACGCTCATGCGCCTGCGCGCCCAGGACAAGGTGGGCAAGGTGCTGCGCCTGGGGCAGCAGGAGATCGAGGTGCTGGGGCAGCGCCTGCCCACCCCGCGCTGGGCGGAGAGCCAGTCCTACCTGGTCGCGCGCGGCGGCGCGGCCGGGGAGCTGGCAGGTACGACCTTCCTGAGCTTCGGCTCACACACCCACCAGGTGACCCGCGGCATGTCGGGGCATCTGGAGGTCGTCAAGGTGAGCGGGAAGGGGCGCCGCCTCCTGAAGCCCCACGTGAAGGGGTACGCCACCCCGGAGGCGCTGGAGGTCTCGGTCATCGCGCCGGGGAGCCTCAGCCTCGAGGGGGCGGTGCACCTGGTGTCGAAGCTGCGCCGGCGCTACGCCCACTACGACGGATGGACCAAGCTGCCCGCGCCGCTGTTCTTCAGCCACCTGGTGAAGGACTACGTCCCCGATTACGAGCTCGGGGACGAGGAGGACGAGGTGACCGAGCTGGGCACCGACTGAGGGAGCAGTTCTCACATCCCTTCACATGGATCTCGGCGCGCGGGACCTGGCGGCGCTGGGGGTCACGGTCAGACCTCAGCGGAGGGTCATGATCAAGTCAACCCCTCCGAGTCGGTCCGTCTTGTCCGCAACCAGGTGCGTCTGCATCTTCCTCTCAGACAGCCATGCGTGGCGCAATAGGCGCTTTTCGGGAGAAACGGTCCGCGGGGCGTTCACGGCCGTTACAAGGGGGCAGGAGCGAGCGCCGGTGCGAATCACCAGGCGGGCGTCCTCTGCCAGCAGACCTGCTTCTCGGCTGCCCTGGGAGCGCCACAGAAGGCGCGCATGTGCGGCCCGATCTGAAAAGTAGGAATGCTAGGCTATTCACACTTCCCCCTCATGGAGACGCGTGTGACGAACCCCGAGCAGATCATCCAGCAGCACCGTCAGAAAACAGAAGCGCACCGCCAGCAGGAACGCCAGGAGGCCGAGCGCTATGTCGGCGAGGTCTTCAGCGTCAGCTCCAGCGACTTCACCGTCCGGATGCACGACAAGTTCCGCCAGGACGTCAGCAGGCTCCCCAAGGGGCGCTCCTGATCCCCACCCCACACCGCGCTCCGCCCCGCTCCCCCCACCGAGGTAACGCATGACCCGAGGCAGCCAGATTCTCCGCGAGAACCATGAAGAAGCCGCTCGTCAGGAGCAGGAAGCACGTGAACTCGCCCGCCGCCGCTCGGCGGCGCAGCTGATGGGCGCGCTGATCCAGCCGGAGCGCTACGTGGGCGAGGTCTTCACCGTCGGCTTTAGCGCGTTCACGGTGCAGGTGCACGACCACTTCCGCCGCGAGGTGCAGGGCATCCCCCAGGGGGCCTTCCTGATCGCCACCTGCATCGACCCCGGGTGCAGCGAACTCGACCCCGACGGGGAGGGGACCGAGATCGTCCTGCTGCGGGTGATCGAGCCGCGCACCCTGCCGCGTGAGGGCGAACGCGAGGACCAGCGCACCGAGGCAATCGAGCGCGCCATGCGCGACGAGCGCCCGTGGGAAGACCAGGTCGACAAGTACACCCGTAACAAGCTGTCGTACAGCGGCCTGACCTGCCGGGTGCTCGGCACCGTCTACCTTGAGCCGGACCCCGACCACCCGGAACAGCTGCGCAAGCGCCTGGGCACCGACATCGACAACTTCTATTCGGGCCGCGGCATGAAGGTCTACAAGCCTTCAGGCGCGGCGCTCGCGGCCCTGGTGAACTACTCCGACCCCGACGTCAAGAGTGACCACCCGCTGGGCGGCCGACTGGTCAACATCGCGGCGATCCGCTACGCCAGCACTCGGCGCTCGCAGAGCAGCGACGCGGTCGACGTCACCATCACCCCCGCCGACCTGATCGGCCAGAAGACCGCGCTGTTCGGCATGACCCGCAGCGGCAAGTCCAACACCACCAAGGTGATCGCCCAGGCGATCTACGAGCTGCGGCGCGACGCGGTGCCGCTCAACCCCAGCGACACGCCTGAGCAAGCCGAGCGGCGCGCGCGCAGCAACCGCATCGGGCAGCTGATCTTCGATCCACAGGGCGAGTACGCCAACGAGAACGTTCAGGACGGCGGCACCGACAACCCCAACGCGCTGAAGAACATCTACACCCACTTCCCGAACCTGACCCGCGAGAGCGAGCTCGCGACCTACGGTTTGAAGCCGCACCCGCGCGATCCGCACCGCGAGCTCCTGAAGATCAATTTCTACGGTGAACCGCTGCATGCGGCGCAATTGAGACAACTCGAAAGCGCCAGCCAGGGTCACGGTGAAGCCAATCTCGACGCGGCCACCGCCGCCTTCCTCACCAACATCCACACGCTGCT
This genomic interval from Deinococcus aestuarii contains the following:
- a CDS encoding helicase HerA domain-containing protein; the encoded protein is MTRGSQILRENHEEAARQEQEARELARRRSAAQLMGALIQPERYVGEVFTVGFSAFTVQVHDHFRREVQGIPQGAFLIATCIDPGCSELDPDGEGTEIVLLRVIEPRTLPREGEREDQRTEAIERAMRDERPWEDQVDKYTRNKLSYSGLTCRVLGTVYLEPDPDHPEQLRKRLGTDIDNFYSGRGMKVYKPSGAALAALVNYSDPDVKSDHPLGGRLVNIAAIRYASTRRSQSSDAVDVTITPADLIGQKTALFGMTRSGKSNTTKVIAQAIYELRRDAVPLNPSDTPEQAERRARSNRIGQLIFDPQGEYANENVQDGGTDNPNALKNIYTHFPNLTRESELATYGLKPHPRDPHRELLKINFYGEPLHAAQLRQLESASQGHGEANLDAATAAFLTNIHTLLLGKQLFDEALAGSDSQYIRNFLAADLSLPDFSTFPDQEAYGQAVRYNRNLLVYRALLHGGGLRAPFAPDITNLFNAQLRETLRTPPAEGTGTRRNARSDRDASLQNEFSTAADLLEQAQVSWDDVITICKALAKLIGRPEFDAFDAAYRRGHNGRSWADATFRNLIGMFAWSNGPKLAARVRENHEAGLTEDYAETIYQDLLNGKMVIIDQSLGGAGPNQVVANKIIEKILQRHVEVFGMGESPHPILVYVEEAHNLLPKRSADGEVNIWARLAKEGAKLNLGLVYATQEVSALQSNILKNTSNWFIAHLNNTEEVREVSKYYDFEDFAESIQRAPNRGFIRMRTRTNVFTIPVQVRKFDLSTSALPASTVPVHGGND